In Kocuria turfanensis, a single genomic region encodes these proteins:
- a CDS encoding ISL3 family transposase: MIHEGLDVSHAICAPACALFDLTDVHVLTVERGPRSFTVVAETASSLAGCPGCGVLATGHGRREVLLHDLPCAGVPVRVLWRKRILRCREDACEISTFSEVHELAAPRAKLTTRAIAWAVTQLRSHDIAVSALAEMLGVAWNTVWHAIVPVIETQLTAEDRLSGVNALGVDEHVWRHVGPPGTGLVTGIVDHSRGEDGRPRARLLDLVPGRTGAAYGDWLATQGPGFTSGIRTATLDPFHGYANAIRDELPEAITVLDAFHVVKLGGQVVDEVRRRVQQDTLGHRGRAGDPLYGIRRTLQIGAEHLTAKQITRLNAKLVAGDPHHEVTLAWHCYQKLRAVYHARPEHGRRLVAEVLDAFPTCPIPEVARLGRTLRRWKAAILAYFDTSGASNGPTEAVNGVIETMRRVARGFRNFENYRLRALLAAGGHRPWRKTPTHAHL; this comes from the coding sequence CTGATCCATGAAGGCCTCGACGTGTCTCATGCTATCTGCGCACCCGCGTGCGCGCTCTTCGACCTGACCGACGTCCACGTCCTGACGGTGGAACGCGGGCCACGCTCGTTCACCGTGGTGGCGGAAACCGCCTCATCGCTGGCGGGCTGCCCAGGATGCGGGGTGCTCGCCACCGGTCACGGCCGGCGGGAGGTCCTGCTCCACGATCTGCCGTGTGCCGGAGTGCCCGTGCGGGTGCTGTGGCGCAAGCGGATCCTCCGGTGCCGGGAGGATGCCTGCGAGATCTCGACGTTCAGCGAGGTCCACGAACTCGCCGCGCCACGGGCCAAGCTCACCACCCGCGCGATCGCCTGGGCGGTGACGCAGCTGCGCTCCCACGACATCGCAGTCTCGGCCCTGGCCGAGATGCTCGGGGTCGCCTGGAACACCGTCTGGCACGCGATCGTCCCCGTCATCGAGACCCAGCTGACAGCCGAGGACCGGCTGTCCGGGGTCAACGCCTTGGGCGTCGACGAGCACGTCTGGCGCCATGTGGGTCCGCCCGGCACCGGGCTGGTCACCGGCATCGTGGATCACTCCCGCGGTGAGGACGGCCGGCCCCGGGCGAGGTTGCTGGATCTGGTGCCCGGGCGCACGGGGGCGGCCTACGGCGACTGGCTTGCTACCCAGGGGCCGGGGTTCACGAGCGGGATCCGCACGGCGACGCTGGACCCGTTCCACGGCTACGCCAACGCGATCCGCGACGAGCTCCCGGAGGCGATCACCGTCCTGGACGCCTTCCACGTGGTGAAGCTCGGTGGGCAGGTCGTGGACGAGGTGCGTCGCCGCGTGCAGCAGGACACCCTGGGCCACCGAGGCCGGGCCGGGGACCCGCTCTACGGGATCCGCCGTACCTTGCAGATCGGCGCCGAGCACCTCACCGCCAAGCAGATCACCCGGCTCAACGCGAAGCTGGTGGCTGGGGACCCGCACCATGAGGTGACCCTGGCCTGGCACTGCTACCAGAAGCTGCGCGCCGTCTACCACGCCCGCCCCGAGCACGGGCGCCGGCTCGTCGCCGAGGTCCTCGATGCGTTCCCCACCTGCCCGATTCCGGAGGTCGCCCGGCTCGGCCGCACTCTGCGGCGGTGGAAGGCTGCGATCCTGGCCTACTTCGACACCTCCGGGGCCTCGAACGGGCCCACCGAGGCCGTGAACGGGGTGATCGAGACGATGCGCAGGGTCGCCCGCGGGTTCCGTAACTTCGAGAACTACCGTCTACGCGCCCTGCTCGCCGCCGGCGGACACCGGCCGTGGAGAAAGACACCTACCCATGCTCATTTGTGA
- a CDS encoding alcohol dehydrogenase catalytic domain-containing protein — MLVCGACQTGRRRVVDGVRHAFPILLGHEAFGIVAAVGAVVAVGNE; from the coding sequence GTGCTCGTCTGCGGGGCGTGCCAGACCGGCCGCCGCCGGGTGGTGGACGGCGTCCGGCACGCCTTCCCGATCCTGCTGGGCCACGAGGCCTTCGGAATCGTCGCCGCGGTCGGGGCGGTGGTGGCCGTGGGGAACGAGTGA
- a CDS encoding alpha/beta hydrolase, with protein sequence MLQTIADQYGTAVLVPVSRSSTWDGIRNDYGPDVDVIDHSLHRAFDTVAVDPERIGVVGFSDGASYALGLGLANGDLFGHLIAFSPGFIPPAPRRGRPRILVSHGVTDPVLPIDRTSRRIVPTLQHTGYDVTYLEFDGAHTVPLDIALRAAEWLGWNDPPTG encoded by the coding sequence GTGCTGCAGACGATCGCCGACCAGTACGGGACCGCCGTCCTCGTCCCCGTCTCGCGGAGTTCGACCTGGGACGGGATCCGCAACGACTACGGTCCCGACGTCGATGTCATCGATCATTCACTGCACCGCGCGTTCGACACCGTGGCAGTGGATCCCGAGCGGATCGGTGTCGTGGGGTTCTCGGACGGCGCTTCCTACGCACTGGGCCTGGGCTTGGCCAATGGTGACCTGTTCGGCCACCTCATCGCTTTCTCTCCGGGCTTCATACCTCCTGCTCCCCGCCGGGGACGCCCTCGCATCCTGGTCTCCCACGGGGTGACAGATCCAGTCCTGCCCATCGACCGCACCAGCAGACGCATCGTGCCGACTCTGCAGCACACCGGTTACGACGTCACCTACCTCGAATTCGACGGCGCCCACACCGTTCCGCTGGACATCGCACTCAGGGCCGCGGAATGGCTCGGCTGGAACGACCCACCCACCGGGTAG
- a CDS encoding GAF and ANTAR domain-containing protein, whose translation MTDHPTGSAPLAPLQELLLESEDITGFLDALTAGIAEALSTGGEQVWCAVTLLRPKRSTTVSSSSPQAEALDEIQYHYGDGPCLTAAREHRLVHVADTRTDPRWPAYGAAAAEAGILSALGVPFELAGEAAAGLDVYADHPEAFDEAILEVIQGQVAAASTTLRLAVRMARHRDTETDLKTAMASRTTIDLAVGIIMGQNRCSQDKAVDILRAASNHRNVKLRDLAAHLVATVGKGPASTHFDA comes from the coding sequence ATGACCGATCACCCGACGGGCAGCGCGCCCCTGGCACCCCTGCAGGAGCTGCTGCTCGAGAGCGAGGACATCACCGGCTTCCTCGACGCCTTGACCGCCGGCATCGCCGAGGCCCTGTCCACCGGCGGGGAGCAGGTGTGGTGCGCGGTGACCCTGCTGCGCCCGAAGCGATCCACCACCGTGTCCTCGTCCAGTCCGCAGGCCGAGGCGCTGGACGAGATCCAGTACCACTACGGTGACGGACCGTGCCTGACCGCCGCCCGGGAGCACCGGTTGGTCCACGTGGCCGACACCCGCACCGACCCGCGGTGGCCCGCCTACGGAGCCGCCGCCGCCGAAGCCGGGATCCTCTCGGCCCTGGGCGTGCCCTTCGAGCTGGCCGGGGAGGCCGCCGCGGGTCTGGACGTCTACGCCGATCACCCGGAGGCCTTCGACGAGGCCATCCTCGAGGTGATCCAGGGACAGGTGGCCGCGGCCTCCACCACCCTGCGCCTGGCCGTGCGCATGGCCCGCCACCGGGACACCGAGACGGACCTGAAAACGGCCATGGCGTCCCGGACCACCATCGACCTGGCCGTGGGCATCATCATGGGCCAGAACCGCTGCTCCCAGGACAAAGCCGTCGACATCCTGCGGGCCGCCTCCAACCACCGCAACGTCAAACTGCGCGACCTGGCCGCCCATCTGGTCGCCACCGTGGGGAAGGGCCCGGCCAGCACTCACTTCGATGCCTGA
- a CDS encoding GAF and ANTAR domain-containing protein, translating into MPPDPSPGELATVFAQLHGMLLSQDDATAAVSRLARAAQQMIPAAAGAGVSLLDTAGTRVSTAATDPVVEAADAAQYELGTGPCLTAWATQEPQRIEDTTTETRWAGWEAAAAASGIRSVLSTPLVHRGRALGALKVYATTPGAFGPDEERLLGLFAEAAATLLGAAQPVETPTRLNEALKTALATRETVGLATGVLMAQEHLAPEAARTALLETARAQGRRVAEVAAELIETATDREDYQEEEH; encoded by the coding sequence ATGCCCCCTGATCCTTCTCCCGGTGAGCTGGCCACCGTCTTCGCCCAGCTGCACGGCATGCTCCTGAGCCAGGACGACGCCACCGCCGCGGTGTCCCGGCTGGCCCGCGCGGCCCAGCAGATGATCCCGGCCGCGGCCGGGGCCGGGGTGTCCCTGCTGGATACGGCCGGAACCCGGGTCTCCACCGCGGCCACCGACCCGGTGGTGGAGGCCGCCGACGCCGCCCAGTACGAGCTGGGAACGGGCCCGTGCCTGACTGCCTGGGCCACGCAGGAGCCCCAGCGCATCGAGGACACCACCACCGAGACCCGGTGGGCGGGGTGGGAGGCCGCCGCGGCCGCCTCCGGGATCCGCTCGGTGCTGAGCACTCCCCTGGTCCACCGGGGCCGGGCCCTGGGTGCCTTGAAGGTCTACGCCACCACCCCTGGAGCTTTCGGGCCGGACGAGGAACGCCTGCTGGGGCTGTTCGCCGAGGCGGCGGCCACCCTGCTCGGGGCCGCCCAACCGGTGGAGACGCCCACGCGGCTGAACGAGGCGCTGAAGACGGCCCTGGCCACCCGGGAGACCGTCGGTCTGGCCACCGGTGTGCTCATGGCCCAGGAGCACCTGGCCCCCGAGGCGGCCCGGACCGCGCTGCTGGAGACCGCACGCGCCCAGGGCCGGCGGGTGGCCGAGGTCGCCGCCGAGCTGATCGAAACCGCCACGGACCGCGAGGACTATCAGGAGGAGGAGCACTGA
- a CDS encoding IS3 family transposase (programmed frameshift) — translation MPKKYDAEFKARAVRMVREHQQDYPSLTVACQQIGQQLDLGRETLRNWVRQAEIDSGDRDGVTTAEAEEIKRLKAENKRLREANEILRKASNFLRGGARPPQSLIAGFIDQMRSEGYAVESICAALREQGVPIAARTYRSWKQPGRQPAARTVSDAIVMDVLLATVGTPEGLYGRRKMTAYLRRCGLAVAHCTVDRLMRSLGLAGVVRGRRVRTTIPAKDGTRASDLLNRNFTAAAPNTVWVADFTYVRTWAGFVYVAFIVDVFAQRIVSWNAATTRTTDLVLTCLRMGRWDRTRQGLVLPEGLIHHHDAGSQYTALRFTEHLALEGMAPSIGSVGDAYDNCLMESIIGLYKTECIRPGPFVKAPLKTVSDVEYSTLAWVDWYNTRRLHSSLGNVPPAEFEAAHYDQITAPQPAAQPV, via the exons ATGCCCAAGAAGTACGACGCCGAGTTCAAGGCCCGAGCGGTGCGCATGGTGCGCGAGCACCAGCAGGACTATCCGTCGCTGACGGTGGCCTGTCAGCAGATCGGTCAGCAGCTGGATCTGGGGCGGGAGACGCTGCGCAACTGGGTCCGTCAGGCCGAGATCGACTCCGGGGACCGGGATGGAGTCACCACGGCCGAGGCCGAAGAGATCAAGCGGCTCAAGGCCGAGAACAAACGGTTGCGCGAGGCCAACGAGATCCTGCGCAAGGCCTCGA ATTTTCTTCGCGGGGGAGCTCGACCCCCGCAATCGTTGATCGCCGGGTTCATCGACCAGATGAGGTCCGAAGGCTACGCGGTCGAGTCGATCTGCGCGGCCCTGCGCGAGCAGGGCGTGCCGATCGCCGCGAGAACCTACCGCTCCTGGAAGCAACCCGGTCGGCAGCCTGCCGCGCGCACGGTCAGCGACGCGATCGTCATGGATGTGCTGCTGGCCACCGTGGGCACCCCGGAGGGCCTCTACGGCCGGCGGAAGATGACCGCCTACCTGCGCCGGTGTGGGCTGGCGGTGGCCCACTGCACGGTGGATCGACTGATGCGCTCCCTCGGGCTGGCCGGGGTGGTCCGAGGCCGGCGGGTGCGCACCACGATCCCGGCCAAGGATGGGACGCGGGCGTCGGATCTGCTCAACCGCAACTTCACCGCCGCGGCCCCGAACACCGTGTGGGTCGCCGACTTCACCTACGTGCGCACCTGGGCCGGATTCGTCTACGTCGCCTTCATCGTCGATGTCTTCGCCCAGCGCATCGTGTCCTGGAACGCCGCCACCACCCGCACGACGGATCTGGTGCTCACCTGCCTGCGAATGGGCCGGTGGGACCGCACCCGTCAGGGCCTGGTGCTGCCGGAGGGGCTGATCCATCACCACGACGCCGGGTCCCAGTACACGGCGCTGCGCTTCACCGAGCATCTGGCCCTGGAGGGGATGGCCCCGTCGATCGGTTCGGTCGGGGACGCCTACGACAACTGCCTCATGGAGTCGATCATCGGCCTCTACAAGACCGAGTGCATCCGCCCGGGCCCGTTCGTGAAGGCACCACTGAAAACTGTCAGCGACGTCGAGTACTCCACGCTGGCCTGGGTGGACTGGTACAACACCCGCAGGCTGCACTCCAGCCTCGGCAACGTCCCGCCTGCCGAGTTCGAGGCCGCCCACTACGATCAGATCACTGCGCCCCAGCCGGCGGCGCAGCCCGTATAA
- a CDS encoding GNAT family N-acetyltransferase, with translation MELRPYRPSDAQATLKVFLRAIRLTASRDYTPEQIAAWADEDIDVGQWHAARDAATTQVACDGEHVLGFTDVDARGYIDMMFTDPAYARRGVATALLEWAARTAASHGAPELTAHASLTARPFFEAHGFTVLAEQHPVRLGVELRNFVMHRPLRPPRAE, from the coding sequence ATGGAGCTGCGACCGTATCGGCCATCGGATGCTCAGGCGACCCTCAAGGTCTTCCTGCGGGCCATCAGGCTGACCGCCAGCCGCGACTACACCCCGGAGCAGATCGCCGCCTGGGCGGACGAGGACATCGACGTCGGCCAGTGGCATGCCGCCCGAGACGCCGCCACGACACAGGTGGCCTGCGACGGGGAGCACGTCCTGGGATTCACCGACGTCGACGCGCGCGGCTACATCGACATGATGTTCACCGACCCGGCCTACGCACGCCGCGGGGTGGCCACGGCCCTGCTGGAGTGGGCGGCTCGTACCGCCGCATCGCACGGGGCACCCGAGCTCACCGCGCACGCGAGCCTGACCGCACGGCCGTTCTTCGAAGCCCACGGATTCACGGTCCTGGCCGAGCAGCACCCGGTCAGGCTGGGCGTCGAGCTGCGCAACTTCGTGATGCATCGCCCCCTCCGACCACCCCGTGCGGAATGA
- a CDS encoding GNAT family N-acetyltransferase: MLHEAPVVIERASHADAEEIAAIHLDSRRKALPYLPVVHSEDETRQWIADVVLGTQEVWVARLDTRIVAFLALSEDMLEQLYVDPAHVGRGIGSRLVRLAQARRPDGLELYTFVRNTRARAFYELHGFSVVSTGDGSDNEEGEPDALYRWCADSTSG, translated from the coding sequence ATGCTGCACGAAGCCCCCGTGGTCATCGAACGAGCCTCCCACGCCGATGCGGAGGAGATCGCCGCGATCCACCTCGACTCCCGCCGGAAGGCGCTGCCCTACCTGCCAGTCGTGCACAGCGAGGACGAGACGCGCCAGTGGATCGCCGACGTCGTCCTGGGAACCCAGGAGGTGTGGGTGGCACGCCTGGACACCCGGATCGTTGCTTTTCTGGCGCTGAGCGAGGACATGCTCGAACAGCTCTACGTGGATCCGGCCCACGTCGGTCGAGGCATCGGCTCGCGGCTGGTCCGCTTGGCGCAGGCGCGACGCCCGGACGGACTCGAGCTCTACACCTTCGTGCGCAACACCCGGGCGCGGGCGTTCTACGAGCTCCACGGGTTCTCGGTGGTGAGCACCGGAGACGGGTCCGACAACGAGGAAGGAGAGCCCGACGCCCTCTACCGCTGGTGCGCCGACTCGACGTCGGGGTAG
- the srmL gene encoding PheS-related mystery ligase SrmL: MSAPTYITPEQLARALTLRDLSDPARGAHSMQLLLQDLVTALQRRWGSSVRQMRNPPLVAVHDNYDRLGYDPGDVTRAQRYTRYVSPTVLLRTHTSAELPTALEDYRNRSGVDELLVVPGLVYRRDVVDRTHVGEPHQADLWRIRSAPQSTDQDLLEMITTVVGTVLPGARWRVTDVGHPYTLGGRQVDVHRDGEWLELAECGRIHPDVLRRSGLDPQVWSGLALGLGLERALMLRKSIPDIRCLRSSEPRIAAQMLDLEPWQHVSSLPGTRRDISVVLDDGEDDETIGDRIRTALGPDAELLESVEVLSWTRCEELPATARDRLGIAPGQINALIRIQIRPLLRTLTSVEANQLRNRIYLAVHQGPHAELVQEQGDRR; this comes from the coding sequence ATGTCGGCACCCACCTACATCACCCCCGAGCAGCTCGCCCGCGCGCTGACCCTGCGTGATCTCAGCGACCCGGCACGAGGCGCGCACTCGATGCAGCTGCTGCTGCAGGATCTCGTCACCGCGCTGCAGCGCCGATGGGGAAGCTCCGTCCGACAGATGCGGAACCCGCCCCTCGTCGCGGTCCATGACAACTACGACCGTCTGGGCTACGACCCGGGCGATGTCACCCGAGCGCAGCGGTACACCCGCTACGTCTCGCCAACCGTGCTGCTGCGCACCCACACCAGCGCGGAGCTGCCCACTGCCCTGGAGGACTACCGCAACCGGTCCGGCGTCGACGAGCTCCTCGTCGTCCCGGGCCTCGTCTACCGGCGCGACGTGGTCGACCGCACGCACGTGGGCGAACCGCACCAGGCCGACCTGTGGCGGATCCGATCCGCACCGCAGAGCACCGATCAGGACCTGCTCGAGATGATCACCACGGTCGTCGGCACAGTTCTGCCGGGAGCGCGGTGGCGGGTCACCGACGTCGGGCACCCGTACACCCTCGGCGGACGACAGGTGGACGTGCACAGGGACGGCGAATGGCTCGAGCTCGCCGAGTGCGGCCGCATCCACCCGGATGTGCTGCGCCGCTCGGGCCTGGACCCGCAGGTGTGGTCGGGACTGGCCCTGGGCCTGGGGCTGGAGCGAGCCCTGATGCTGCGCAAGTCGATCCCCGACATCCGCTGTCTGCGCTCCTCGGAGCCGCGCATCGCGGCCCAGATGCTGGACCTGGAACCATGGCAGCACGTCTCGTCGCTCCCCGGTACGCGACGGGACATCTCCGTGGTGCTCGACGACGGCGAGGACGACGAGACCATCGGCGACCGGATCCGCACGGCCCTCGGGCCGGACGCGGAGCTCCTGGAATCCGTCGAGGTCCTGTCGTGGACCCGGTGCGAGGAGCTGCCCGCCACAGCCCGTGACCGTCTCGGCATCGCCCCGGGCCAGATCAACGCGCTGATCCGGATCCAGATCCGCCCGCTCCTGCGGACCCTCACTTCCGTGGAGGCGAACCAGTTGCGCAACAGGATCTACCTCGCCGTCCATCAGGGCCCCCACGCCGAACTGGTCCAGGAGCAAGGAGATCGTCGGTGA
- a CDS encoding TetR/AcrR family transcriptional regulator, whose translation MTPRAYHHGDLHRAVLDAAVQAVLEVGPSQLSLRDLARRAGVSHAAPAYHFGNKAGLLTTLAAEGFRMLAEHLTEVLERTGSFLEVGVAYVHFAVEHRAHTQVMFRPDLYEASRADVVEARAAATEALTRGIGTLPPEVVGPDPKVAALAAWSFVHGFADLWLGGALTEAESGDLTESAQAVARYLFDTGTAQ comes from the coding sequence ATGACGCCTCGCGCTTACCATCACGGCGACCTGCACCGCGCGGTGCTGGACGCGGCGGTGCAGGCCGTGCTCGAGGTGGGGCCCTCACAGCTGAGCCTCCGGGACCTGGCGCGCCGGGCGGGGGTCTCTCATGCGGCACCGGCTTATCACTTCGGCAACAAGGCCGGGCTCCTGACCACGCTGGCGGCCGAAGGGTTCCGGATGCTCGCGGAGCACCTCACCGAGGTCCTCGAACGCACCGGCAGCTTCCTCGAGGTCGGTGTCGCCTACGTGCACTTCGCGGTGGAGCATCGGGCGCACACCCAGGTGATGTTCCGCCCGGACCTCTACGAAGCCTCCCGCGCCGACGTCGTCGAGGCACGCGCGGCCGCCACCGAGGCGCTCACCAGAGGCATTGGCACCTTGCCCCCCGAAGTGGTGGGGCCCGACCCGAAGGTCGCCGCTCTCGCCGCCTGGTCCTTCGTGCACGGTTTCGCAGACCTCTGGCTCGGCGGAGCCCTCACGGAGGCGGAGAGCGGCGACCTCACCGAGTCAGCCCAGGCAGTGGCCCGGTACCTCTTCGACACGGGCACGGCGCAGTGA
- a CDS encoding DoxX family protein yields the protein MSVLFVFLTATLATLGVSTVLRRRPPREAVPLALRGGLAVMFLVTGVSHFAGLRDDLVAMVPPALPHPELLVTVTGVLELAGAIGLLLPRTAAWAAGGLGLLMVAMFPANVYAATAGLTLAGEPATALLPRAAMQLLYIAAAVAVVVTHRRQAVLGDRLGQLITVLPRAYGPAATMREVPGAGIVLVSRLRLRSVRQVPGFLLASLRLRRALRHAPGALWLDLAAQPLTATFWTWSGWTDEEAMRRYTRSALHAHVMRTYGPHLRESGFRSLPAAQAPTTWPEIRGMLETRTHRASER from the coding sequence ATGTCGGTCCTGTTCGTCTTTCTCACCGCGACCCTGGCCACGCTGGGCGTCAGCACGGTGCTTCGGCGTCGTCCCCCGCGGGAGGCGGTGCCCCTGGCTCTCCGCGGGGGTCTCGCCGTGATGTTCCTGGTCACGGGGGTGTCGCACTTCGCGGGTCTCCGAGACGACCTCGTGGCGATGGTGCCACCCGCCCTGCCCCACCCCGAGCTGCTCGTGACGGTCACCGGTGTGCTCGAGCTCGCCGGCGCCATCGGGTTGCTGCTGCCGCGGACGGCCGCCTGGGCCGCCGGTGGGCTGGGCCTGCTGATGGTGGCGATGTTCCCCGCGAACGTCTACGCGGCCACGGCCGGTCTGACGCTGGCCGGGGAACCGGCCACCGCCCTGCTGCCGCGCGCGGCCATGCAGCTGCTCTACATCGCAGCCGCCGTCGCCGTAGTGGTGACTCATCGACGGCAGGCCGTCCTCGGCGATCGGCTCGGGCAGCTCATCACCGTCCTGCCCCGGGCGTACGGACCCGCCGCAACGATGCGCGAGGTTCCCGGTGCCGGCATCGTGCTCGTCTCCCGGCTCCGGCTGCGCTCGGTCAGGCAGGTGCCGGGTTTCCTGCTCGCTTCGCTGCGACTCCGGCGAGCGCTGCGGCACGCGCCGGGGGCCCTCTGGCTCGATCTGGCCGCTCAGCCGCTGACCGCCACCTTCTGGACCTGGTCCGGGTGGACGGACGAGGAGGCGATGCGCCGCTACACCCGCTCCGCGCTCCACGCCCACGTCATGCGCACCTACGGGCCCCATCTCCGGGAGTCGGGCTTCCGATCCCTCCCGGCCGCGCAGGCACCCACCACGTGGCCCGAAATCCGAGGAATGCTCGAGACCAGGACACACCGGGCCTCCGAGCGTTAG
- a CDS encoding low affinity iron permease family protein yields the protein MPTPSRTGSTAGPFARFTTTAANALGRPGMFLLAAALIVAWAVSGPFLDFSDTWQLIINTLTTLITFLMVFIIQNTQNRDSAAVHLKLDVIMRRLDVQDPDLYDAEHRSEEELEAQDELITPRSPRQ from the coding sequence ATGCCCACCCCCTCCCGCACCGGCAGCACCGCCGGCCCGTTCGCCCGCTTCACCACCACCGCCGCCAACGCCCTGGGCCGGCCGGGGATGTTCCTGCTGGCCGCGGCCCTCATCGTCGCCTGGGCGGTGAGCGGACCGTTCTTGGACTTCTCCGACACCTGGCAGCTGATCATCAACACCCTCACCACGCTCATCACGTTCCTGATGGTGTTCATCATCCAGAACACGCAGAACCGCGACAGCGCCGCCGTGCACCTGAAGCTCGACGTCATCATGCGCCGGCTCGACGTCCAGGATCCGGACCTCTACGACGCCGAGCACCGCAGCGAGGAGGAACTGGAGGCCCAGGACGAGCTCATCACCCCCAGGTCCCCGCGGCAGTAG
- a CDS encoding glutamate--cysteine ligase — MRTFGVEEELLLVDGETLEPLPAGEWAATLHEQIEVVSPPQTTLAGQLAAIRAGRALADAAAARVGGRVVALPTAPQETTPHLVPAPRYRRIREQFGLTAAEQLTCGFHVHVDVDSRQEGVAVLDRIRPWLPTLLALSTNSPFWGGVDTGYASYRYQAWSRWPTAGPTDAFGSPGGYDRHRAALLGTGVPVDAAMLYFDARLSEHHPTVEVRVADVCLYPERAAVIAALIRALVETASRAWVAGSPAPEVPASLLRVWSWQASRTGVEGQLIDPTTGTPAPAGDVIAGLLETLRPVLAASEEEDTVEAVLTDILRRGTGARHQREAYAARHDLRDVVAAAVDATHRAPTPAPEDPEPLLA; from the coding sequence GTGCGCACGTTCGGTGTGGAGGAGGAGCTGCTGCTGGTCGACGGTGAGACCTTGGAGCCGCTGCCGGCCGGGGAGTGGGCCGCGACCCTGCACGAGCAGATCGAGGTCGTCTCCCCGCCGCAGACCACGCTGGCCGGGCAGCTGGCGGCCATCCGCGCCGGCCGCGCTCTGGCCGACGCGGCCGCCGCCCGTGTCGGTGGGCGCGTGGTCGCTCTGCCCACGGCCCCGCAGGAGACCACCCCGCACCTGGTGCCCGCCCCGCGCTACCGCAGGATCCGGGAGCAGTTCGGGCTCACCGCCGCCGAGCAGCTCACCTGCGGTTTCCACGTCCACGTCGATGTGGACTCCCGGCAGGAGGGCGTGGCGGTGCTCGACCGCATCCGGCCCTGGCTGCCGACCCTGCTGGCACTGAGCACGAACTCCCCGTTCTGGGGCGGGGTCGACACCGGGTACGCCTCCTACCGCTACCAGGCCTGGTCCCGGTGGCCCACCGCCGGCCCCACCGACGCCTTCGGCTCGCCGGGCGGCTACGACCGCCACCGGGCCGCGCTGCTGGGCACCGGCGTGCCGGTGGACGCCGCGATGCTCTACTTCGACGCCCGCCTGTCGGAGCACCACCCGACCGTGGAGGTGCGGGTGGCCGACGTGTGCCTGTACCCGGAGCGTGCCGCGGTGATCGCCGCCCTGATCCGTGCCCTGGTCGAGACCGCCTCCCGCGCCTGGGTCGCCGGGTCCCCCGCCCCGGAGGTGCCGGCCTCGCTGCTGCGCGTGTGGAGCTGGCAGGCCAGCCGCACCGGGGTCGAGGGCCAGCTCATCGACCCGACCACCGGCACCCCGGCGCCGGCCGGGGACGTCATCGCCGGCCTGCTGGAGACCCTCCGCCCAGTGCTGGCCGCATCCGAGGAGGAGGACACGGTCGAAGCCGTGCTCACCGACATCCTGCGCCGCGGCACCGGCGCCCGGCACCAGCGCGAGGCCTACGCGGCCCGCCACGACCTGCGCGACGTCGTGGCCGCCGCCGTCGACGCCACCCACCGCGCCCCCACCCCCGCGCCGGAGGACCCGGAGCCGCTCCTGGCCTGA
- a CDS encoding YqjF family protein, which yields MRKHPSARTDPWPAGPMVPRPWLMEQSWSEAVILHWRLPVRVAAEHMPPGTVPEVFDGSSWVGLIGFRMSGTRLGTVLPLPYLGSFTEVNLRLYSRAADGSRGIVFLSLDAPRLPVVLAARAAGIPYVWSRCRPTSAGRPAPVYGYEVARRGRQPGTCFAVRPELTAQADDPLSLHLTARYGAHIGFAGRTYFLPVSHRPWPLHPAELVHIEDGLMGAAGLAVAGPPESVLFSPGVRVVVGRPWSVPAP from the coding sequence ATGCGGAAGCACCCGTCAGCGCGGACCGACCCCTGGCCGGCCGGGCCCATGGTGCCGCGGCCGTGGCTGATGGAGCAGTCGTGGTCCGAGGCCGTGATCCTGCACTGGCGCCTCCCCGTACGGGTCGCTGCCGAGCACATGCCTCCGGGGACGGTTCCGGAGGTGTTCGACGGGTCCAGCTGGGTAGGACTGATCGGGTTCCGGATGAGCGGGACGCGCCTGGGCACGGTCCTGCCGCTGCCCTACCTGGGCTCCTTCACGGAGGTGAACCTCCGCCTGTACTCCCGCGCGGCCGACGGCTCCCGGGGGATCGTGTTCCTGTCCCTGGACGCGCCCCGGCTGCCCGTGGTGCTGGCCGCCCGCGCGGCCGGCATCCCCTACGTGTGGTCACGGTGCCGGCCGACCAGCGCGGGCCGGCCGGCACCGGTGTACGGGTACGAGGTCGCCCGCCGCGGCCGGCAGCCGGGCACCTGCTTCGCCGTCCGCCCCGAGCTCACCGCCCAGGCCGACGACCCGCTGTCGCTGCACCTCACCGCCCGGTACGGGGCGCACATCGGCTTCGCCGGGAGGACGTACTTCCTGCCCGTCTCCCACCGTCCGTGGCCGCTGCACCCGGCCGAACTGGTCCACATCGAGGACGGGCTGATGGGCGCGGCCGGCCTGGCGGTGGCGGGCCCGCCGGAGTCGGTGCTGTTCTCCCCGGGGGTGCGGGTCGTGGTCGGACGGCCCTGGAGCGTGCCGGCACCCTGA